A region of Chloroflexaceae bacterium DNA encodes the following proteins:
- a CDS encoding pilus assembly protein TadG-related protein has translation MGKVRSKRHATRSRARGQSLPLIGLMIAVIIGMVGLSVDVGNTFSEERRAVTAANAAALAGMNTYIARSQATTNRVVYTSIVNALNAHGIQITAPGAEPQPDDVTLEARYLDAQGLPISNGSPIVTDDTNPVPANVAFIEVGLRGRVDTAFARIVGRNDLPFNALAYAGTCTSSSGYYPITINTRIIDGNRFVRSNDPALNWREVPYDSPDISGRFTAMRVVVGDESARNFGWLRWRDGVPGARSAITLARSLSGEGNLGEGFEEAPWPSSQNRPDGVYPPERGALSPGDWVWGSTAWPDSRDVEAALNEHIRLGTRMILPIHRDAFRDGDNSRFHVVRFGLFVLLGQGQTGSNRWLDLLFLGEPRPQQRACLYAPTASNDGQLGLAGSVSFLPEYRTQPLRRPPIQYVVVLDVSGSMSANFAGQCDVFDASAPTAEYHRRNNGQGHVNGAQRGWWQCAEVPADPNWPVQRAEVIGTGEAYWWSNERDRRIYVAKKALERLIAETNMPGNADYDPDRPSDQMALVWFNWQAPASFVGNFGGEAFSDEPQELINAVTRQATTHRSRNPYLSEGGTNGAGALYRASLLLDRAPRTVTHTDGQVWQYKRAVIYITDGVSNYLFNPNAPNLTFGISDRSTYPPDHVCHSRFALEMANCQTTGFGGRTIAANGIPAGLDRPITQAVNVSEQMKSRQYEVFVVALSNIPDTGLRDGIASFPSYFFSARELQRNADGSTNVDAIMEAINNIVESGVCERRADPRTNNIPPAEFRPVAGLVYPNVGEVILTDQNTGTQYRAPIRADASRGGALSYRFDRLPAGSYRLEAYVFYRHPLDAPDAGPRRYSLIEQNNETRADIVVNITADTNVGGFSRVIRQDLQLRLSGDVCATS, from the coding sequence ATGGGGAAAGTTCGCAGCAAACGGCATGCGACGCGTTCCCGCGCGCGCGGCCAGAGCCTGCCCTTGATTGGCCTGATGATCGCCGTCATTATCGGCATGGTCGGCCTGTCGGTTGATGTCGGCAACACCTTCTCCGAAGAGCGTCGCGCCGTCACCGCCGCCAATGCCGCTGCTCTGGCGGGCATGAACACCTATATCGCCCGCTCGCAGGCGACCACCAATCGGGTAGTATACACCTCGATCGTCAATGCGCTCAATGCCCATGGCATCCAGATCACCGCGCCCGGCGCCGAGCCGCAGCCTGACGACGTTACTCTCGAGGCGCGCTACCTCGATGCCCAGGGCCTGCCGATCAGCAATGGCTCGCCGATCGTTACCGACGACACCAACCCTGTACCTGCCAATGTCGCCTTCATCGAGGTGGGCCTCCGGGGCCGCGTGGACACGGCCTTCGCCCGCATCGTCGGCCGTAACGACCTGCCGTTCAATGCGCTGGCCTATGCCGGCACCTGCACCAGCAGCTCCGGGTACTACCCCATCACCATCAATACCCGCATTATTGATGGCAATCGCTTCGTGCGCAGCAATGATCCCGCCCTCAACTGGCGCGAAGTGCCCTACGACAGCCCTGATATCTCCGGGCGCTTCACCGCGATGCGCGTGGTGGTGGGTGATGAGAGCGCCCGCAACTTTGGCTGGCTCCGCTGGCGCGACGGCGTCCCCGGGGCGCGCAGCGCCATTACCCTGGCCCGCTCGTTGAGCGGCGAGGGCAACCTCGGCGAAGGCTTCGAGGAGGCCCCCTGGCCCAGCTCCCAGAACCGGCCCGACGGCGTCTACCCCCCCGAACGCGGGGCGCTCTCCCCCGGCGACTGGGTCTGGGGCAGCACCGCCTGGCCCGACTCCCGCGACGTCGAGGCGGCCCTGAATGAGCACATTCGTCTGGGCACGCGCATGATCCTCCCCATCCATCGCGACGCCTTCCGCGATGGCGACAACTCGCGCTTCCACGTCGTGCGTTTCGGCCTCTTTGTGCTTCTTGGCCAGGGGCAGACCGGCAGCAATCGCTGGCTGGATCTGCTCTTCCTCGGCGAGCCGCGCCCTCAGCAGCGCGCCTGCCTGTACGCTCCCACCGCCAGCAACGACGGCCAGCTAGGCCTTGCCGGCTCGGTCTCCTTCCTGCCCGAATACCGCACCCAGCCCCTGCGCCGCCCGCCCATCCAGTACGTGGTGGTGCTTGACGTCTCCGGTTCGATGAGCGCCAATTTCGCCGGCCAGTGCGACGTGTTCGACGCCAGCGCCCCCACGGCCGAGTATCACCGGAGAAACAACGGTCAGGGCCATGTTAACGGCGCCCAGCGCGGCTGGTGGCAGTGCGCCGAGGTCCCGGCCGACCCCAACTGGCCCGTCCAGCGCGCCGAAGTGATCGGCACCGGCGAGGCGTACTGGTGGAGCAACGAACGCGATCGGCGCATCTACGTGGCTAAGAAGGCCCTCGAACGCCTGATTGCCGAGACCAACATGCCCGGCAACGCCGACTATGACCCCGACCGCCCCTCCGACCAGATGGCCCTGGTCTGGTTCAATTGGCAGGCGCCGGCAAGCTTCGTCGGCAACTTCGGCGGCGAGGCGTTCTCCGACGAGCCACAGGAACTGATCAACGCCGTCACCCGGCAGGCTACTACCCACCGCTCCAGGAACCCCTATCTCTCCGAGGGCGGAACCAACGGCGCCGGGGCCCTCTACCGCGCCTCCCTGCTGCTTGATCGCGCCCCGCGCACCGTCACCCATACCGACGGCCAGGTCTGGCAGTATAAGCGGGCGGTGATCTACATTACCGACGGCGTGTCGAACTACCTATTCAATCCCAATGCGCCCAATCTGACCTTTGGCATCAGTGACCGGAGTACGTATCCCCCCGACCACGTCTGCCATTCCCGGTTCGCGCTTGAGATGGCCAACTGCCAGACCACCGGCTTTGGCGGCCGGACCATCGCCGCGAACGGCATCCCCGCCGGACTGGATCGTCCCATCACTCAGGCGGTGAATGTCAGCGAGCAGATGAAGTCGCGCCAGTACGAGGTCTTCGTGGTCGCCCTCTCCAACATCCCCGACACGGGCCTGCGCGATGGCATCGCCTCGTTCCCCAGCTACTTCTTCTCGGCCCGGGAGTTGCAGCGCAATGCCGATGGCAGCACCAACGTCGACGCGATTATGGAGGCGATCAACAACATCGTGGAGAGCGGCGTCTGCGAGCGGCGCGCCGATCCCCGCACCAACAACATCCCCCCCGCCGAGTTCCGCCCGGTGGCCGGTCTGGTCTACCCCAACGTCGGCGAGGTTATTCTGACCGACCAGAACACCGGCACCCAGTATCGCGCCCCCATTCGCGCCGATGCCAGCCGCGGCGGCGCCCTGAGCTACCGCTTCGACCGACTGCCCGCCGGTTCCTATCGCCTGGAGGCCTACGTGTTCTACCGCCATCCCCTCGATGCGCCTGACGCCGGCCCGCGACGCTACAGCCTTATCGAACAGAATAATGAGACCCGGGCCGACATCGTGGTTAACATAACCGCGGACACCAACGTAGGCGGCTTCTCGCGGGTGATCCGCCAGGATCTCCAACTCCGCCTCTCCGGCGATGTCTGCGCTACCAGTTGA
- a CDS encoding pilus assembly protein TadG-related protein, producing MPLIGLMIAIIVGMVGLSVDVGNTFSEERRAVTAANTAALAGMNAYIGRSEGTTNRIVYQAIVNSLNAHGVQVTAPGAEPQRDELTLQALYLDAQGRPITTGSPFITPDTNPLPNNVSFIQVNLRGRVDTTFARVVGRNDLPINAMAHAGVCSSNSGVYPITVSSRVIDGNRFINPNNPDQNWREVDYDSPDISGRFTAMRVIVSGATTPGNFSWLRWRDSIPDATSEPRLAASLTGEGNLGEGFEEAPWPTPQDRPATYPEQPGVLNVGDWVWGATGYMNSNDVRNALDEHIRVGTRMVLPIHSGYVLQGNNSRFHIVRLGLFVLLDKGQTRNDKWLDLLFLGDARPQQRACLYTGVIDPNTEGVVELVGSVSLWPEYAHRPQARRPIQYVVVLDVSGSMSADFEGRCDRTTRSAGRPGEEAGHAAGQQRGWWRCAEAPPNSNPPRAEVTGTGPEYWWSVEADRRITVAKRALYTLVRSTNMPGNAEYDPSRPPDTMALVWYNHEVPSSFTRGFSSNPTTIIQNIDAAGALNGDRYRTSGGTNSAGALYRASLVLNNAPRTVTQNGRTWEYKRAVVFVTDGVANQFMDRNAVQGNLLAGQSRAETYAPGHFCRSLGTLVIENAACQTTDVGGLSTGGGGVRAGLDRPITQAVRVSREDIQANGTEVYVVALSHIPDTGLRDGVASFPSYFFSARDLQRNADGSTNVDAIMQAINIMVETGLCEPRSDAAWTNVIPASNFQAINGLQYPVVGAVTLVDQSTGTTYTAPIRADASRGGALSYRFDRLPAGSYRLVARLFYRHSLDLPRVGPREYGLIYQNEETVSDIVINVAPNTSVGAFTQTMRQDLQLRILEDVCRTS from the coding sequence TTGCCCCTTATTGGCTTAATGATCGCGATTATCGTCGGTATGGTTGGTCTATCGGTTGATGTGGGCAACACCTTCTCCGAGGAGCGGCGCGCCGTGACCGCTGCCAATACCGCCGCCCTGGCAGGCATGAACGCCTACATCGGCCGTTCGGAAGGTACGACCAACCGCATCGTGTACCAGGCGATTGTGAATTCGTTGAATGCCCATGGCGTGCAGGTGACCGCGCCCGGCGCCGAGCCGCAGCGCGATGAGTTGACCCTGCAGGCGCTGTACCTTGACGCCCAGGGCCGGCCCATCACCACCGGCTCGCCCTTCATTACGCCCGATACCAACCCGTTGCCGAATAACGTTTCCTTCATTCAGGTGAATTTGAGGGGCCGTGTGGACACCACCTTCGCCCGCGTGGTCGGCCGCAACGACCTGCCGATCAACGCCATGGCCCACGCTGGCGTCTGCAGCAGCAACTCCGGCGTCTACCCGATCACCGTGAGCAGCCGCGTGATTGATGGCAATCGCTTCATTAACCCCAACAACCCCGACCAGAACTGGCGCGAGGTTGACTACGACAGCCCCGACATCTCCGGGCGCTTCACCGCCATGCGCGTGATTGTCAGCGGCGCGACCACGCCGGGCAACTTTAGCTGGCTGCGCTGGCGCGATAGCATCCCCGACGCCACCAGCGAGCCGCGCCTGGCCGCCAGCCTCACCGGCGAAGGCAACCTCGGCGAGGGCTTTGAAGAGGCCCCCTGGCCCACCCCCCAGGACCGCCCTGCTACCTATCCCGAACAGCCCGGCGTGCTGAACGTGGGCGACTGGGTCTGGGGCGCCACCGGGTACATGAACTCTAACGATGTGCGCAACGCCCTCGATGAGCACATCCGCGTCGGCACGCGCATGGTGCTGCCCATCCACAGCGGCTACGTCCTGCAGGGCAATAACTCGCGCTTCCACATCGTGCGCCTGGGCCTCTTCGTCCTGCTCGACAAGGGGCAGACCCGCAACGATAAATGGCTCGACCTGCTCTTCCTCGGCGATGCCCGCCCCCAGCAGCGCGCCTGTCTCTATACCGGCGTGATTGACCCCAACACCGAGGGCGTCGTCGAACTGGTCGGCTCGGTGTCCCTCTGGCCCGAGTATGCGCACCGGCCCCAGGCCCGCCGGCCCATCCAGTACGTGGTGGTGCTCGACGTCTCCGGCTCTATGAGCGCCGACTTCGAAGGGCGCTGCGACCGCACCACACGGAGCGCAGGGAGACCGGGTGAGGAGGCAGGACACGCAGCCGGGCAGCAACGCGGCTGGTGGCGCTGCGCCGAGGCCCCGCCCAACTCCAACCCCCCGCGCGCCGAAGTGACCGGCACCGGCCCGGAGTACTGGTGGAGCGTTGAGGCGGACCGGCGCATCACCGTCGCCAAGCGCGCCCTCTACACCCTGGTGCGCTCGACCAATATGCCCGGCAATGCCGAATACGACCCCAGCCGCCCGCCTGATACGATGGCCCTGGTCTGGTACAACCACGAAGTGCCGTCAAGCTTCACCCGCGGCTTTTCCTCCAACCCCACTACGATTATCCAGAATATTGACGCCGCTGGCGCGTTGAACGGCGACCGCTACCGCACCTCTGGCGGCACCAATAGCGCCGGCGCCCTCTACCGGGCGTCGCTGGTGCTGAACAACGCGCCCCGCACGGTGACCCAGAACGGCCGGACCTGGGAGTACAAGCGCGCGGTGGTCTTCGTAACCGACGGCGTGGCAAACCAGTTCATGGATCGTAACGCCGTCCAGGGAAACCTGCTCGCCGGACAGAGCCGCGCCGAAACCTACGCCCCCGGGCACTTCTGCCGCTCGCTCGGAACCCTGGTGATCGAGAACGCCGCCTGCCAGACCACCGATGTGGGCGGGTTGTCCACCGGCGGCGGCGGCGTGCGCGCCGGTCTCGACCGGCCCATCACCCAGGCTGTGCGCGTCAGCCGCGAGGATATCCAGGCGAACGGGACCGAAGTGTACGTGGTTGCGCTCTCCCACATCCCCGATACCGGCTTGCGCGACGGCGTGGCCTCCTTCCCCAGCTACTTCTTCTCGGCGAGGGATCTGCAGCGCAACGCCGATGGCAGCACGAATGTGGACGCGATCATGCAGGCGATCAACATTATGGTCGAAACCGGTCTCTGCGAGCCGCGCTCCGACGCCGCCTGGACTAACGTCATTCCGGCATCGAACTTCCAGGCCATCAACGGGCTCCAGTACCCCGTTGTGGGCGCCGTTACCCTGGTTGACCAGAGCACCGGCACGACCTACACTGCGCCCATCCGCGCCGATGCCAGCCGCGGCGGCGCGCTGAGCTATCGCTTCGACCGCCTCCCCGCCGGCTCGTACCGGCTCGTCGCCCGCCTGTTCTACCGCCATTCGCTCGATCTGCCCAGGGTCGGGCCACGCGAGTACGGCTTGATCTATCAGAACGAGGAGACCGTCTCCGACATCGTGATCAATGTCGCCCCTAACACCAGCGTGGGCGCGTTCACCCAGACCATGCGCCAGGATCTGCAACTCCGGATCCTTGAAGACGTCTGCAGGACGAGTTGA
- a CDS encoding pilus assembly protein, producing MLRRLRTHRRQPRARGQALVELALASTLLFFLLAAAVDLGLIFFTLQGLRAAAQEGATFGSYPVQVMQNGQLQRVDLNYAEIVRRVRGAGGPQRSGFANLRDLDNNGIWDENETGRAEHTDWSNPNAYIRIELLYSTIPPQPDQQPPPRPCRTDMRGIDMQAGGRNCWVRVTVRTDYQFMFPLAPAFANSVRLQTSAVMPIRSSYANTPNQ from the coding sequence ATGTTGCGCCGACTTCGTACACATCGCCGACAGCCTCGCGCCAGGGGTCAGGCGCTGGTGGAACTGGCCCTCGCCAGTACGCTGCTCTTTTTCCTGCTGGCCGCCGCCGTCGATCTGGGGCTAATCTTCTTCACCCTCCAGGGCCTCCGCGCCGCCGCTCAGGAGGGCGCCACCTTCGGCAGCTATCCCGTGCAGGTGATGCAGAACGGCCAGTTGCAGCGGGTTGATCTCAACTATGCCGAGATCGTGCGCCGCGTGCGCGGCGCCGGCGGCCCTCAGCGCAGCGGCTTCGCCAACCTGCGCGACCTCGATAACAATGGCATCTGGGATGAGAACGAGACCGGCCGCGCCGAGCATACTGACTGGTCCAACCCCAATGCCTACATCCGTATTGAACTGTTATATAGTACCATCCCTCCGCAACCCGATCAGCAGCCGCCGCCACGGCCCTGCCGCACCGATATGCGCGGCATAGATATGCAGGCCGGCGGGCGCAACTGCTGGGTCAGAGTTACCGTGCGCACCGATTACCAGTTCATGTTTCCCCTCGCCCCCGCCTTCGCCAACAGCGTGCGCCTGCAGACCAGCGCCGTGATGCCCATCCGCAGTTCGTATGCCAATACGCCGAACCAGTGA
- a CDS encoding pilus assembly protein — protein sequence MDRRASGQSIVEMALILPFMLLVLFGIMEFGYLIWAYSTVSQAARNGAEAAAQVPPYESWLAYRDNPPRDADYPGFRGDACVNTVLAAVESDTTLFSGTINRGRSVVDFVTIRYPNGGNTRNLRDRGPIEVEINYPVTGLTPLYQLLRIGNSDGTITLRVVQRRSIENLGLDPTRPAGVACARNMAEWRELNR from the coding sequence ATGGATCGCCGTGCTTCTGGTCAATCTATCGTCGAAATGGCGCTGATCCTGCCATTCATGCTTCTGGTGCTCTTCGGCATCATGGAGTTCGGCTACCTCATCTGGGCTTACTCAACCGTCTCCCAGGCCGCCCGCAACGGGGCCGAAGCCGCCGCCCAGGTGCCGCCGTATGAGTCCTGGCTCGCCTATCGCGATAATCCGCCTCGCGACGCGGATTACCCTGGCTTCCGCGGCGATGCCTGCGTCAATACGGTGCTGGCGGCCGTGGAGAGCGATACGACCCTCTTTTCTGGCACTATCAATCGGGGGCGCAGTGTGGTGGATTTCGTCACCATCCGCTACCCCAACGGCGGCAATACCCGCAACCTCCGCGACCGCGGGCCGATTGAGGTAGAGATCAACTATCCCGTTACCGGCCTGACCCCGCTGTACCAGTTGCTGCGCATCGGCAACAGTGATGGCACGATTACCCTGCGCGTCGTGCAGCGGCGCTCAATCGAGAACCTCGGTCTCGATCCCACCCGGCCCGCCGGCGTGGCCTGCGCCCGCAATATGGCCGAATGGCGTGAGTTGAATCGGTAG